From uncultured Pseudodesulfovibrio sp.:
CACCTTTTTGCGGCGGACATCAGGTGCGTCGTTTGCCGTCTGGAGGGCTGCGCCCCGCAGTCGACCTTCGGAGGACAGGACTACACGATCAGCAGCTTCGCCGGAATTCTTGGTAGCTTCCTGGGTGCGCTGTGGATCCTTGGCCTGTGGCCGTTCGATCTTCTTGTTTGCGTAAGGGTTTTGATCCCCTACAATGTTCTTGATAACCATGACATTCCTCCCGTGTATACGGGCCTATCAAAGCATGGTGTCGTCCACCTTTGACAATGTTATTTCCCACAAGCGGCGCATGACCTTGTTCCTTTCGGAACCCTCAATGTCACGCGGACCACTTTGTGTCTCTTTCAATATCTGAACGTCGCCGCCTTCAAGGGGATACTCGAAGATGTATCGACATCCGAATTCCCGTTCAAGCTGGATAAGAACAGCTTCAACCACCGGGGATGGTTCGGAGTTGACGATCAGGTTTTCAATGACCTCGTGTGCAATGCGCTCTACCAATTCGCGGCGCTTTGCCTGCTTGGCGATGTCATCCATTGGTTCGACATCACCCATTGCCTGCCGGAAACGTGCTAGACGTTTCGCGCTCGTAAGTTGCTTCCCATAGGTTCGCAACATATTTCGAACATTGGCAGACGATACATTCACGGTTTTTTTCCTTTCCTTAATTGTTAGAATCGACTGCTGTAAAAAAAACTTTAGGGTGAAACCGGGAAAAAATCTAGAAAATCACTTTTCAAATTCGGGTTGAAAATGCCGAATTTTAGAAAAGGTTGAATGTTTTTGTAAGATTAACTATAAATTTTTTGATGCTATGACCCATAAGAAAAAAATCGATTATTTACAAATTAAATGATTTTTAGGTGTTTTTTCTCCTATGAAAGGTTCAATCCTTTTTGCTTTATTCTTCTTTGCAAGGAGGGTGACATGGGGGCGGTGGTCAGGCATTGTATCAGGGACTTGAGAAACATGGAAATTTGACCAACGAGGTGAACATGGGGTTGGCCCGGCATATAGAATCTATTCGTGACATTCAGTATGGTCAGGATGCAGCCCTTGATGCGTTGCTGCTTCATTTTATGACCGAGAACCATCTTGAGTACTCTATTGATCCTGATAAAAATGCATCTGGTGAACAGATTCGTTTCATGATGGCGCTTGAAGAAGGGGAGTTTTATGCTCCGTGTTCAGATTGGATGTTTCGTATGCTCCTTGAAGACGGTTTGCCCGAGCGTTTGCTGGAAGAATATCTCGTCCAGTGGAAGACTTTTATTAGTCTATCCCGTAATTTTTGCACTGATAGAGAGATTGCACGACGGTTTATTCAGCTAGCCCGACATAAGTTTCGTATGGTTCTTGCCTCTCCCATCATTTTGCCGTCACGTCTGATGAAACGGTTCATTACTATCTTTATGACTCAGAGCGGCATTGACGATCCATACAGAGATATTCGCAAGGCATTGAATCGTAAGGCTTCCGAGATTGTGGATAGTGATGTCTTTGATGCTATGGTCAATGGTTGTCTGGCGAATGTCGAACAACCCGGTCGTATTGATGATCTTCGGTTTAAAATAGATATGGTTGAAATTGAACGGCTTATGCGGATTTCTACCATGACGGACCATTGGATGCCTGAGACATTTACGCCGGAAGCGCTCAAATCGTCTGTTTTGTCTGAAGAGGTCAAAGAGGGCTCACGGCTGTTCCGTGACGTTTTTGAACGATTGGGCAAGGATAGAGAGAAGCGTCATCGTATCCTTTATCTTCCCAATCGGGCAGGTGGAATATTGTTTGACCTGCAGGTGGTGCAGACCCTTTTGCGGTTGGGACATCGCGTGGTCATGGCCTTGAAAGAAGGTTTCTATTTCGAGCATCCGACGTTTTGGGATCGCGACAATGATCCGTTGCTGGCTAAGGCGTTTAACGGTGCAAAGTTTGTCAGCGAAGATCGACTCTCCAAAAACGAATTGCTGGGCATCATGGCTCAACATCCTTTTGTCGTTATTTCTGACGGAACGCGGGAACGTTTTAATCCCTACCGTGCGTCTGTAACTTTTGCTCGTGCTTGGAAAGAGTGTGATCTGGTTTTGGCCAAGGGGCAGGCTGTTCACAATCGGCTTATCATGAGCAGTCATGATTTTACGCGGGATATAGTGAACTTTTATCGGGATGAACATGGTGAATTCCAGTTGCATTACCGTCCCAAGCCAGAATCCGTGGTGTCTTTCAGCGAACAATACATCGCAGCCAAGGCGGATGAAATCATTGCAGAGATGCGGGTTGCTCGCTCCTTGGGGAAAACAGTTATGTTTTACTCTGGTATCATTGGTTCCGTTCCCGGACAGACGCAAGCCGCCATCGAGGTTATCACAACATTTGTGGAGCACCTCCGTTCACAGCTTGATGATGCGTACATCATTAATCCCGGTGAACATTTTGAAGAAGGTATGGATGCCGATGACCTGATGTTCATGTGGGAAAAGGTCCAGCGAAGCGGATACATCAATGTCTGGCGTTTCCAGACGTATTTCGATATTGAAAAGAGCTTCGAGTTGATGGGCCGAAAGGTCCCGCCGGTATGGACCGGTAAGGATGCCACCTATTCTACCGGATGCACCAAGGAAATGCACATTGCGTTGGATGTTCAGCGGGTGCACCCGGAGTTGCAGATCATTGGACCAAACCCAGAGAAATTTTTCCGCAGGCGGGAATACGGGGTAGGCAAGTTCTGTGATGTGGCTATTGATTCGTGCGGATAAAGGGTACCGATTAGACTTTGAACAAATGCGGGATATGAAAGCACACATATACATTTTTGCAGCGCGGACGACGCGGCTTCTGGCCGCAATGTTGTGCTTGGCGGCACTCTTTTCCTGCGTGAAGGACGGCTCATTCTATCGCGCCAAGGTTGAATCCCCGCCTATTGTGGTGGAAACTGAAAAGCCTGCGGAATCTGTTGAGGATGCGTGTACTGGGAGTTTATGCGGTTCTCGTGTCACGGATAGATTGACTTTGCGGATGGTGCGTGAACCCGAGTCTGTCCCGGCTTGCGATATGTTTTTCCCCCTATCCAATGTTGAGGGAGCCGAGAGTACGGCCCGGATTGATCTCGCCAGTCAGGGGCTTTCATCGTGGAACGCGTTGGAGGGGCCTGTTCAACGGAGTCTCGAATACGCCCTGAATATGGATCAGGATGCCCCGGCTCTGGTGCGGCCCGGTATGGTTCTGACGTGGGGGCAGGTTGTTTGTTCGTTGGAAGAATTCCTTGATCTTCTGCCGCATCTCGATGACGCTCCAGAATTGCTTGGCCAAAGA
This genomic window contains:
- the flgM gene encoding flagellar biosynthesis anti-sigma factor FlgM, with protein sequence MVIKNIVGDQNPYANKKIERPQAKDPQRTQEATKNSGEAADRVVLSSEGRLRGAALQTANDAPDVRRKKVDELKRQVQDGSYKPDLKKAAANLIRDDLDLLV
- a CDS encoding DVU0524 family FlgM-associated protein, with amino-acid sequence MNVSSANVRNMLRTYGKQLTSAKRLARFRQAMGDVEPMDDIAKQAKRRELVERIAHEVIENLIVNSEPSPVVEAVLIQLEREFGCRYIFEYPLEGGDVQILKETQSGPRDIEGSERNKVMRRLWEITLSKVDDTML
- a CDS encoding ARMT1-like domain-containing protein, with product MGLARHIESIRDIQYGQDAALDALLLHFMTENHLEYSIDPDKNASGEQIRFMMALEEGEFYAPCSDWMFRMLLEDGLPERLLEEYLVQWKTFISLSRNFCTDREIARRFIQLARHKFRMVLASPIILPSRLMKRFITIFMTQSGIDDPYRDIRKALNRKASEIVDSDVFDAMVNGCLANVEQPGRIDDLRFKIDMVEIERLMRISTMTDHWMPETFTPEALKSSVLSEEVKEGSRLFRDVFERLGKDREKRHRILYLPNRAGGILFDLQVVQTLLRLGHRVVMALKEGFYFEHPTFWDRDNDPLLAKAFNGAKFVSEDRLSKNELLGIMAQHPFVVISDGTRERFNPYRASVTFARAWKECDLVLAKGQAVHNRLIMSSHDFTRDIVNFYRDEHGEFQLHYRPKPESVVSFSEQYIAAKADEIIAEMRVARSLGKTVMFYSGIIGSVPGQTQAAIEVITTFVEHLRSQLDDAYIINPGEHFEEGMDADDLMFMWEKVQRSGYINVWRFQTYFDIEKSFELMGRKVPPVWTGKDATYSTGCTKEMHIALDVQRVHPELQIIGPNPEKFFRRREYGVGKFCDVAIDSCG